CCATCGCGATGGGCGGCCGGTTCGATGCGTTCGCGGGGAACTGGACCGCCACGGCGTCCGCGAACGAGCGGACCCGGTCGTTCGAGACGTTCCGGCTCGGGTCCGCCCACGAGACCCGGACGTGCAGCCGGTCCTCGGTCCGCACGACGGCGACCGACGCCTCGGTGACGGTGGTGTCGTCGCCGCCCGGCACGTTCGCACCGGCGCTGCTGAGCGGCACGGTCGCGGCGGGTGCGCGGTTCCACGCCTCGCCGTCGTCGCCCTCGACGGCGTCGTCGTCCACCGTGTAGTGCACGGGGATCTCGTAGGCCGGTCGCGCCTCGACGAACGCGGGGGCGACTGCCGTCGCGGCGAGCACGGCCAGCCCGAGCAGGCAGACCAGGGCGAGGTCACTCCTCCGCATCGTCGAACACCTCCAGTCTGTACTGGTCGGCCGTGTCCTCCGTCGTCAGCATCTCCATCACCTCGCTCTCCTCGCCCCGTTCGACCTTGTTCCGCTCGCGCTCGATGGTGTTCAGCGCCTCGTTCACCTTCGGGCCGAACAGCTCCTCCAGGTAGTTCCGGGGGATGCGCTCGGCGTCGAGCGACTCGCCACGCTCGGAGTGTTGCGGTGGCGCGAACGGCGGGATGTAGTAGACGTTCGGCTCGGTCCGGTACTCCGGGTGGAGCCGGACCGCCACCTCGTACTCGTTGACGAGCTTGTGGATGGGACCCTCCTCGTCGTCGAGGTAGCCGACGAGCCGGAGCTGTGGCGGGCAGTCGGCGGCACACGACGGAGGTCTGACCTCGCCGTCGGGCCCCTCGCCCTCGATGCGCGGGTAGCAGAAGATGCACTTCTCCGAGGTCTTCTTCATCGCGTTGTAGTACACCTTCTTGTACGGACAGCCCTCGACGCAGTAGCGGTAGCCGCGACAGCGGTCCTGGTCGACCAGGACGATGCCGTCCTCCTCGCGCTTGTACAGCGCGGAACGCGGGCAGGCCTCCACACAGGACGGGTGCGTGCAGTGGTTGCAGATGCGCGGGAGGTAGAAGTAGTACGAGTTGGGGTACTCGCCGGCCCCCTCGTCCTCCTCCCAGTTCGGTCCCCAGGAGGCGGCATCGCTCATCGGCCGCAGCGGCTCGTCGCTGCCCTCGTACATGATCTCCTCGTGGTTGAAGTCCCACGGCGTCCCGTACTCCTCCTCGTCGGGTAGCTCGCCCGGGGTTCGCTCCTCGCCGGACTCGTTCCAGCCGCCGCCCATGTCCTCCCAGTCCTTCGGGTAGCCGGGACCGGGTTTGGTCTCGACGTTGTTCCAGTACATGTACTCGCGGCCGCCGCCCTCGGTCCAGTTCGTCTTGCAGGCGATGGTGCAGGTCTGACAGCCGATGCATTTGTTCAGGTCCATCACCATCGCGACCTGGTGGTCGATGCCCTCCGCGAGGTCGACCGTGTCCCCCTCGTCGGACTGGCTCATTCGTCACCACCTCCACCGGACCCATCGCTCTCGTCGACTGGTTCGACTTCGACGCGGACGTCGCTGTTGACGCCCGTTGGCCCCCAGTAGTTCGGCCGGAAGTACAGGTGCTCGCCGGTATCCTCGGGGTACTGGACGAGTTGGGTCGGCTTCATGTACAGCGGGACGAGCGAGTTGAAGTTCCCTCGACCGGGGAACTGGAACCGCTCCCACGCGAAGTACATCCGGGCGGTACCCGGTTCGCCGCTCGGATACTGCTTCGCCTGGACCTCGACGCTGCCGAGGTCGTTGTAGATGCGGACTGTGTCACCGTCCTCGATGTCCCGTGCGTCCATATCGTCCGGGTTGAGGTGCACGACTGGCTCACCCCGCTGGAGCCGGAGCATCTTCTCGTTGTCGCGCCACGTCGAGTGGATCGACCACCGGCCGTGGGGCGTATTGTAGTTCAGTGGATACTCGGCTCTGTCCTGCAGGGTCGGCGCGCGCTTGTGGGTCGGCAGTTCCTCGTCGAGTTCGAGGAACCAGTCGTGGTCGATGTAGTACTGCTGACGCCCGGTGAACGTCGGCCACGGGTTCTTCTCCTGGACGTACCGCTTCCAGGGCGTGTACGGCTCACCCTCCTCCAGGTCGGAGGTCCAGTGGTCCCCGACGGCTCGGACCCGTTCCGGGTTGTCCTCGTCGGTCCCGTCGATGTCGTCGAACGTGATCTGGGCGTCGCTGTCCGGTGGGTTCGTCTCCGTGGAGTTCTCGAGGATGAACTCGCAGGCCTCCCGGTCGTCGGCGAGACGCCCCTCCTCGTCGGACTCCCAGTCGCGGACGAAGTCCTCGTGGACCGATTCGAGGTCGATCTCCCGGTCGAACTGCCGGTCCTGAACCGGGACTACGTCGTCTCGTTCCCGGGCCAGCTCCTGGATCTTCGCCGCGAGCTCGCGGAATATCTGCCAGTCGGTCTTTGACTCCCCGAGCGGTTCGACCGCGGGGGTGAACGGATGCACGTAGCTGTGCATGTCCGTCATCGAGAGGTCGTACTTCTCGTAGTGACTGGCCGACGGGAGGACGATATCCGAGTACATCGCCGAGGAGTCCATCCGGAAGTTGACGTCGACGACGAGGTCGAGCTTCGGCCAGAGCTGTTCCTCGACAGCGACGTTGCCCTTGGCCTGGTTGAAGTAGTTCCCCCGCCAGATGAACATGATCCGCGGGTCGGGCCGCGAGCCGTCCTCACGCTCGGACGGGTACAGGGGCATCCAGTCGTTGTCGATGGCCTCCTGTACACGACGTGTGGTCTCGGCGTCCGCGTTGTCCAGCACGTCGCAGTGGTAGTACGTCCACAGCGTCGTCGGCACGCTGCGGCTCGGGACGGGGGAGTTGAGCTTGCTCCACCCCTCGTACGTCCAGATCTTCTCCTGGCCGACGTAGTGGTCGAGCCCCGTCCCCTGCCTGCCGATGTGACCAGTCAGCGTCACCAGCAGTTGAATCGCGCGGTTGCCGAGGTCGTTGTGGTACCAGTCGTTGACGCCCTTGCCGTGGATGATCTTCCCCCGGTCGGCTTCGGCGAACTCCCGGGCGATCTCCTGGTGGGTCTCACGCCCAACGCCGGTCTCTTCGGTGACGAACTCGGGCGTGTACGTCGAGAGCTCCTCGCGGAGTCGGTTCCACACTGACCGGACGGCGACCGACCCGTCTGCCGTCGAGACCGTGCGGTCGACGGCGAGTTGCGGATCGAAGTCGAGTTCGATGCTCGCGGTCTCGTCGTGTTGGCCGTCGCGAGCCCCGAGTGATCCTGGGGCGACGCGCAGCTCACCCTCGGCGTCCGCCATTACGAACACGTGGTCCGCCCTTTCGACGTCGACGTCGACACCGGGAACCTCGCTCGCACGCAGGAACTTTCCGGTGTCCTCGCGGACGAGAAGCGGCATGTCGGTCTGTTCTTTCAGATGCGCCTCGTCGTACAGCCCCGCGTCTACGATCGTTCGGGCCATCCCGAGTGCCAGCGCCGTGTCGCTACCGGGGTCCGGTCCGATCCACTCGTCGCAGTGGATTGCCGTCTGCGAGTAGTCCGTGAACACGCCGACCCGCTTCGTGCCGTTGTAGGCCGCCTCCAGGAAGTACTTCGCGTCCGGGATTCGCGTGACGTTGATGTTGGACCCCCACGCGATGATGTAGTCGGCGTGGTACCAGTCGGCGCTCTCGGCGTTGTCGGTCTGGGTCCCCCACGTGATGGGTTGTCCCGGTGGGAGGTCGGAGTACCAGTCGTAGAAGGAGTGACCGACGCCGCCGAGCAGGCTCGTCAACCGGCTGCCACTGCAGTACGACACCGGCGACATCGCGGGGATCGGCGTGAACGCGCTGATCGCGTCGTACTCCTCGTCCTGTACGGCATCGATGACCTCCTCGGCGATCTCTGTCAGGGCCTCGTCCCAGGAGATCCGCTCCCACATGCCCTCCCCGCGCTCGCCGGTCCGACGGAGCGGGTGGAGAACGCGATGGTCTGCGTTCACGTAGTCGGAGTAGCACGCACCCTTCTGACAGCCACGCGGGTTCGGGTCCGGAGAGTCCTCGTCGAACTGCGGGTAGTCGCCCGCCTGCGACTCCCGCCACACCTGGCCGTTGCGGACGAACACCTCCCAGGAGCAGCTTCCGGTGCAGTTCACGCTGTGGGTGCTCCGTGCCGTGGAGTCCCAGTCCCACTCCTCGCGGTAGAGGTCCTCCCAGTCGCGGTAGGGGTAGGAGCCGATGGGGTCGTCGACGACCTCCAGGCCGTCCATCCCGAGCAGGTCGTCGCCCAGGACGCTGGCCGAGCCCGCGACGGTGGCCGTCGCGCCGATTCCCTTCAGGAAGTCACGACGGGCCAGGTCGAGGCCGTCGTCGGTGCTGTCGTGCGTCTCTCGTTGGTCACTCATTTGTGGTGATGATGACGGTGGTGAGTCCGACTGCGACGCCGGTTGCTGCGAGTGCGATGCCGAGGGCGGTGTCGCCGCCGACCTCCAGCCCGGCCGCGATGAGTGCGATACCGCCGAGCTTGGTCGTGCGGTCGAGCCACCGGTACTGCCGCGGGGAGCACGCGATGCTCCCCGGACGCCCGGTCATCCACGCTCACCCCCGTCGTCCGAAACTGCCTCGTCGGTCGATTCGTCGTGACCGTCCGCCCCGTCGTCGCCCGTCCGGTCGATGACGAGGTAGGTCACCGCTCCGGCGACTGTCGGGACGAGGAGCAGGGCGGCCGTGAGGTACGGCTTGATGGCCGCGGTGTTCGTCTCCAGCAGGTCCGCGACGATGACGTCCATACCCGCGATGGAGGCGACCATGATGAACACGACGCCGGCGATGCCGACCGCGGTCTGGCGGGGCCGTTCGAACGGGTCCGCCGTGAAGTGCGTCGGCTCCGACTCGTAGTCGAGGAACGGCCAGACGGCGACCGCGCCGAACACGAGGCCCGGGAGGACCAGCCCGCCGACGAACTCCGAGCTGACGTGGATCCCGAGCAGGTCGAAGCTCATCCACGACGGCGTGAGCTTCAGGAAGCCGTAGCCCCACATCAGGAACCAGTCCGGCATGATGAGCGAGGGCGTCGACGCCGGGTCGTTCGGGCCGTACTCCGCGATGTTGTGGACCGGCAGGAACCCGGCCAGCAGCGAGAGCGTCGCCAGCGTCAGGAAGAACACCACGGCGCTGACCGCGGCCTGGTTCGGGAACGCGGGGAGGCCGACGACGACGCTGTCGTCGTCCCGGTCGACGCCGTCGATGGCGGTCCTCGCGGCATCACCTCCACCCGCGGTGCCCTCGCCGCCCCCGTCGGCGTGGACGCCACGCCGTCCCGGCACGTCGCCGTCCCGCCGGTCCTCGGTGTGCTTCTGGCGCACGAGGATCGCCATGTGGACGGCGATGAGCCCCGCGATGACCAGCGGCAGCACGAACACGTGCAGGAAGAAGAACCGCGGGATCGTCGCGCTGGACGGGAACTCCCCGCCGAAGACGATCTGGCCGAGCATATCCCCGATTAACGGGACGGAGATGGCGACGTTGTAGCCGATGCCGACCGCCGTGCTGGCGAACTCGTCGAACGGCAACGCGTAGCCGGTGTAGGCCGCGAACATCGAGGTGCCGGCGAGCCCGGTGCCGACGAGCCAGTTCGGCTCCCGCGGGTTGCGGTACGCCCCGGTGAAGAACACGCGCAACATGTGCAACGCCATCGAGGCGACGAACAGGTGCGCGGCCCAGTGGTGGATGCGCCGGATGAGCATCCCGAACGGCACGTCGTAGGTGATGTTGAGGACGCTGACGTACGCCTCCGGCAGCTCCTCACCCTGGTACTCCGCGATGCTGCCCTCGTACTCGACCTCGGACGTGCTCGGCTCGAAGAAGAAGCCGAGGAAGGTCCCGGTCAGCACCAGCACGAGGAAGCAGATGAGCGCCACCTCGCCGAGCAGGAACGAGTCCTCGGCCGGGAACGCCTTCCCGAGGAACGACTGTGCGCCCTCGATGTCGAGGCGGTCGTCGACGAACTCGTACGCGCGCTGCAGGCGGCTCATCAGCCACCCCCCGGGCCGACCGGCCCGGTGAAGTCGCCCGTGGCGACGAGGTAGCCGTCACCCGAGATGGTGATCGGGAGCTGTGGCAACCTGCGCGGCGGCGGGCCGCCGGTGACCCGTGCCCCGGCCAGCGGGTCGAACCGCCCGGAGTGGCACGGGCAGACCAGCGTGGTCCCGTCGCGGTCGGCGACCATGCAGCCCGCGTGCGTACAGACCTTCGAGTACGCGGCGTACCCACCGACCGTGTACTCCATGTTCGTCCCCTCGCCGTACTCGCTCTCGGGGAACCGCACGAGGAGCGTCGGCGCGTCGGCGATGCCGGGCCGCGGCTCCGGGAACACGGTCAGCTGTTCGCCCTCCGAGAGGCGGTCCTCGGTGATCTGCTCGCCCTCCGAGTCCACCAGCGCGACGCCGTCGGAGTAGACCGGCCCCGTGTACTTGCGCTCGAACACCTCCGTGAGGCCAGCGAGGGGTGCGGCCAGGCTCGCGATCGCGGTCAGGCCGCCGATTGTCGCGAGTATCTTCGCGTAGTCGCGTCGGTGGAGTTCGGCGCGCTCGTCCCGCCAGAGCGGCTGGTAGATGCTGGGTGTGCTGGCGTGGGCTGACTCGCACGGACAGTCGTCGTCCCTCTCGTCGTCGCCGGGGTAGCTCCGGGCGAGGAGCTCGCGTCGGTCGTCGGGGCTCACGAGTGGCCCCTCCGTTCGGCGACCTCGACGTGTGGCATGAACCAGGCGTAGTAGGAGACCGTCAGCCCGGTCAGGGACATGAACATGCCGAAGGCGTAGATGCCGAAGTACTGGGTCCGGGCGAGCGTGAGGTACTCGCCGGTGAACAGGGCCGCGAAGACGATGGTGAGCACGGTCAGTCCACCCATCGCGACCAGCCCGGCGAGGGCGTCGCTCGCGGGGGCGTACTCGACGATCCAGCGGTCCTCGGTCTCGATCCAGGGGAAGCTCGGCCGGACGGTGCCGCCGTCGGAGACGGCCTGCTCGTCCGGGTCCGGTCTGGCGGCGTAGTTCATGAACCGGTGGAAGAAGGAGAGCACACCGAGGAGCGCGAGCAGGGCGACCCAGACGACGACGCCGACCTGGCTCGGCGAGAGCTTGTTCGGGGTGTCGACGAAGCCATCGAGCGGGCGGATCTCGCTGACGCTCTGGTCGATGCGGATCTCCTCCGACGGCGGTTCGCCCTGGATGGCGACGGCCCACATCGGCAGCAGCACCGCGAGAATCAGGAGAATGACGACGAGTTTATCGACTCGCATCTGTGCCTCCGGTCTGTCGGGCCGGGGTCCCACCGGTCACGGCCGGTCGACGCCCCTGCTCGGCGACTCGCCGACACCAGTCCGTTTCGAGCGGTGGCCGATGGTCGCGGCCGACCCGCCGTGTACGGGCTGTGCTACCGTTGAACATATCCGGTGAGACTGGATGTATCATAATAAAACCTGATGGTGGTACCGGGCTCGTCCGGTGTCGATACCGCTCTCCACTACCGCCCCGTGTGGTGGATTACTGGGTACGACTCAGGTTGATGCTTGGAGACGGGAGGGAAATCAACCCCGCCACGAACATGTTCGTCTCTCCGACCAGTCGACCGGTCAGCGACTGTGGTTATAAGTACACGTCGCGTCGACATCCGGACGTCACATGAGCTCCGAGTCGGACCCGAGCCGGCGTGGTCGTCGGTGACCCACGGCGACACGGTGCCGTTGCCGGACGCGCTCGATGCGCTCCGCGAGCGACTCCGGCCGCTCGACAGAACCGAGACGGTGGCCCTGTGCGACGCCAGGGGTCGCGTCCTCGCCGAGCCCGTCGTCGCGTCTCGCAGCATCCCGCACTACCGACGCGCGGCGATGGACGGCTACGCGGTGCGAGCGTCGGACACGGTCGGGGCGTGCCGCGACGCCCCTGCGACGCTTTCGCTGGCCACGGACGTCGTCGCCCAGGGACACGCGGTGCCCGTTCACACGGGCAGCGAACTCCCGGCCGACGCAGACGCCGTCGTCAGGGTCGAGCGCACGCGCGAGGTCGGTGATGCCGTCGAGGTGCTCCGGCCCGTCGAGTCCGGCAAGGACGTCGCGCCGGTCGGCGAGGACGTATCCAGTGGGCAGGAGCTGTTCGAACCAGGACACCGGCTGACCACCTCCGACGTGGCGCTGTGCAAGGGGACCGGCGTCCGCTCGGCGAGGGTCTACGAACGACCCACCGTCGCGGTCGTGCCGACCGGCGAGGAGCTCGTCCAGCAGGACCCCGACCCGGGGGAGGTCGTCGAGACCAACGGGCTGACCACGGCTTCGTTCGTGGAGTCCTGGGGCGGTGCCCCGACCTATGGCTCCGTCGTGCCCGACGACGAGGCCGCGCTCGCGGACGCGATCGAGGATGCCTGCGACCACGACATCGTCGTCACGACCGGTGGTTCGTCCGTGGGCGACCGGGACCTCGTCCCCGACGTCGTCGACGACCTCGGGGAGGTGTTCGTCCACGGGGTCGACATCAAGCCCGGCCACCCGGTCGGACTCGGTGTCGTCGGCGATACGCCCGTCGTCTTGCTCCCCGGCTACCCGGTCTCCTGTATCGTCACCGCCGTCCAGTTCCTGCGCCCCGCGGTGCGGGACATCGGACGGCTCCCGACGCCGCCGTTCCCGACGGTCGAGGGCGAGCTCGTGGCGACCATCGAGTCCGAGGCGGGCACCCGACGGTTCGCCCGGGTCACCGTCGACGACGGGCCGGACGGTGCCAGGGTCCGGGAGACCGACGACAGCGGTGCCGGCGTCCTGTCGAGTGTCGCCCTCACCGACGGCTGGGTCGTCGTGCCCGAGGACGTCGTCCGTCTCGACCCCGGGACCAGCGTCACCGTACACCGATGGGAGCACGCGCTGTAGCGCCGGCCGGGCCAGGCGTGAGCTTCAACACCGTCGCCGTGGTACTCTCCTGGAGATGACTGGTCAGGACAGCTCGGCAGCCGACGGACGCGACCGGACCACGGCCGACGTGCTGGTCGACGGTGAGACGCCGCGGTCGCTCGACGCGCTCCTGTCGACGGCCGGGGTGGGGACGGTCGAGCGGACGCTCGGCTACGACTGTCTCTCCCGGGGGCTCGTCGACGCGACCTGGCGTGGCGTGCCGGTACGCGACCTCGTCGAGGCCGTCGGGCTGCCGGACGAGACGACACACCTGCTCGTCGAGAGTCGGGACGGCCATCGAGGCTGCGTGCCCATCGGGACCGCACTCGACGGGCTCCTGGCGCTCGAACGCGACGGCGAGCCACTGTCGGGCCCCCGGTTCCTCGCGCCGCAGATCGAGGGCCCGCGTGCCGTGAAGGACGTCGCGCGCCTCGAACCGGTCGCGCTCGCCCCCCACGAGGACAGGACGGCGTACGAGACGACCGGCGGAGCAACGGACGATGGCGACTGACGGATTCTCCGCGGTCGTGCTCGTCGGCGGCGAGAGCACGCGGTTCGAGGACGGTCACAAGGCGAGCGCACGGCTCGGCGGGCGGACGCTCCTCCGGCGGGTCCTCGACGCAGCCGATGCGGCCTCTGCAGGACCCCCGGTTCTCGTCTTCCGGAGCGACGAGCAACGCCGGACGGTCCTCGATGCGGCCGAGGACGTGGCTGGCGACGCGGTCGGTCTGGCCGGCGACGCCGAAGCGTTCCAGGGGCCGCTCGCCGGCCTCTACGGCGCACTCGACGCCGTCGAGACGCCGTGGCTGTTCCTCTGTGGCTGCGATATGCCGCTCGTGTCGGCGACGGCCATCGACTACCTCGGTGGGCGACGGACAGGCGACGCCGACGCCGTCGTCCCCGTCGATTCCTCCGGCAGGTACGAACCGCTGTTCGCCATGTACCGTCGTGATGCGCTGCTCGGGGTCGAACCGTCGCTTCCGCGGGCCGCCGGCGTTCGGGTTCTCGTGGACCGCCTCGGCTCCGTCGAGTCGGTACCGGTCTCCGACGCCCCCGAGCACGTCCCCCTCGACGCGGCGACGACGAACGTCAACACGCGAACGGAACTGGAGCGGGTACGGAACTGACGGGCGTCCGGTCGACGAGGTCGGTCCGTGCCGCCCGGTCGGTGACCGAGGCTCAGACCCGGACCGATTCCCGTGACTCGTTCTGGTCGGCGCGTCGAGGCCGTCCTCGCCGTTCCCGTCCACCCACTCGACGAACACAGACTCATCGAGGTCACGGCGGACGGAGTCGTCGTCGCCGAGCTCTGAGCGGTGGCGATTCCCCGTCGTCTCGGCCACGCTTGACCCGGAGAGCGTTCCTCGCCCGTTGGGCAGACTGCCCGTGAGCGTCCACCCGACAGTCGGGGGGTTCGATAGTAAACCCCTAAAGCAGTGGGTCCCGTCGTTCCGACACACGATGTCCGAAACTCATCCTCGCGCCCGTGCGGTCCGGTCGAGTCGCTCCAGTCGACGGCGGGCCCCCGGTGACCGGCAGTGACGGTCGACGGCACGCTGCTGGACGAGACGACGGTGCTGCTGGTCGGGGACACCGACTGGCTCGACCGCTTCGAGACGACGCTCGACGACCGCACCGACGCCACGGTTCGGCGCGAACCGGTCACCAACGCAGCGCTCGACCTCGTCAAGACGGGCACCGTCGACTGCCTCGTCGTCGAACAGTTCCTCCCGGAGACCACCGCCGTGGAGCTGCTCCGGACGCTCCGTACCGAGACACGGACGCTCCCCGTCGTCGTGGCAACTGCAGCCGGGGACGAGTCGACGGCGAGCGAGGCCATCGGTGCAGGTGCGAGCGACTACGTCGCCGTCGGCGACGACCTCTCGGCTGCCGTTGCGGAACTGTTCGACCGGACGGACCGAGCGGTCAGGCGGGCCCGGCGGGAGCGAACCCAGCGCGAGCGCGCCCGACAGTTCGACGCGATGTTCGACGACGAACGGACCGCGACCTGGGTCCTCTCGCCGGACGGATGCCTCGCGCGGCTGAACGAGACGGCCCGCGACCTCGTCGACGCACCCGCCGACGAGCTCGTCGGTGAGTCGTTCTGGACCCTTCCCTGGTGGTCGGCGGCAGACGAACCGAACCCGGACGTCCGGAGCCTCGTCGAAACGGCGCTCGATGGCTCCTTCGCCAACGCCGTCGTCGCGCCGTCCTCGTTGACCGACGACTCCACCGTGGTCGACCTCTCGGTCAGGCCGGTGTCGAACGAGCGCGGCGAACTCGTGTCTGTCGTCGTCGAGGGCGTCGACGTGACCGAACGCGTCGAGCTCGAACGCGACCTCCGCCGCTCCGAAGAGCTCCACCGCGTCACCCTCAACAACATGACCGACACCGTCCTGATGACCGACGAGGACGGCGAGTACACCTACGTCTGTCCCAACGTCCACTTCATCTTCGGGTACACCGCCGAGGAGCTCCGCGAGCGTGTCCCCATCGACGAACTGCTCGGCCCGGAGCTGTTCGATCGGTCTGAGCTCGCCGAGGAGGGGGTCCTGAAGAACATCGAGTGCACGGCGACCGACAAGGCCGGCAACGAGCACACGCTCCTCGTGAACGTCCGCGAGGTGTCCATCCAGGACGGGACGATCCTCTACAGCTGTCGCGACATCAGCAAGCGGAAACAGCGCGAGGAGGCGCTGGCGACCCTGCAGGAGACCGCTCGTGACTTCCTCTACGCCGAGACGCATCAGGAGATCGCCCAGCACGTGGTCGACGACACGCCCGGTGTCCTCGACCTGGAGGCGAGCGCGGTGTTCCTGTTCGACGCCGACGCGAACGAACTGCGCCCGGCGGGCCACTCGCCGGCGCTGAAGGAACTCCACGGCCCCCTGCCGTCGATCCCGTTGAGCGAGGACACGCTTCCGGGGCACAGTTTCGTCCAGGACGAGGCGCTGTTCCTCGACGACGTGCATCGTTCCCCCCACCTTTCCAACGAGGCGACCGACCTCAGGGGAGCGGCCTACATTCCGCTCGGCGACCACGGCGTGTTCCTCGTCGGTTCGGACACCGTCGGGGCCTTCGACGAGGTCACCAGGGAACTGGCCGACCTGCTCGCGGCGACCGCGGAGGCGGCGCTGGACCGCGTCACACGCGAATCGCGGCTCCGCGAGCAAGACCGGACGTTGCAGCGCCAGAACGAACAGCTGACGATGCTCAACCGCATCAACGAGACGATTCGGGAGATCGACCAGGCCATCGTCCAGGCGGAGACTCGCGAGGAGGTCGACCACACGGTCTGCGAATTGCTCACCGACGACGACCGGTTCGAGTTCGCCTGGATCGGAACGGTGGACCGCACGACCGACACCGTGACGCCGAGAGCCTGGGACGGGGCCGAACAGGGGTATCTCGACAGCCGTCCATTCACGGTGGACGCGGCGAGTGGGGAGCCGGTCGGTCGGACCGCCGCGACCGGTGAACCGACCATGGTGACGAACGTCGCCGCAGGGCTTCGGGACGAGCCGTGGCGGACCGACGCCCTCGCCCGGGACTACCTCTCGGCGATCAGCATCCCGCTCGTCTACAACGACCTGACCCACGGCGTGCTCACGGTGTACGCGGATTCACGGGACGGCTTCGACGAGACCGCCCGCGAGGTGTTCTCCGAGCTCGGCGAGACCATCGCCGCGGCCCTCAGCGCGCTCGAACGGAAGAACGCGCTTCTCACCACCTCGATGACCCGTGTCGAGTTCGCCATCGACGACCCGACGTTCGTGCTCTCCCGGCTGGCACGCGAAGGCGACTGTACCCTCACGTACCAGGGTGGCGTCCAGCAGACCATCGACGGGAGCTACGTGTTCGTCACCGTCGAGGGGACGTCGGTCGACGCGGTCGAGGAAGCGGCTGCGGACCTGGTCGCCGTCGAGGAGCTCCAGACCGTGAGCTCGGACGGTGACGGCGGTGTCGTCCGCCTCCGCCTCGCACAGCCGTTCGTCGCCCTCGAACTGGCCGACCACGGGGCGGTGTTCCGGGAGGCGACCGCGACGCCCGAGGAGACGACGCTGGTCGTCGCCGTCCCCGACGGCATCGACGTGCGGACGGTGACCCAGCTGGTCGCGGAGACGTTCGCCGGCGTCGAACTGCAGTCGAAGCAGACGCTCGACGCCGCGGCCGACCACGACCGGTACTCGCGGTTCCTCGAAGCCGTGACCGACCGCCAGCTCGAGGTCGTCCAGACCGCGTACTACAGCGGGTTCTTCGAGTCGCCTCGCGAGCGCTCCGGCGCGGAGGTCGCCGACACGCTCGATATCTCCCCGACGGCGTTCTACAGACACGTCCG
The DNA window shown above is from Haloarchaeobius litoreus and carries:
- a CDS encoding molybdopterin-dependent oxidoreductase encodes the protein MTGQDSSAADGRDRTTADVLVDGETPRSLDALLSTAGVGTVERTLGYDCLSRGLVDATWRGVPVRDLVEAVGLPDETTHLLVESRDGHRGCVPIGTALDGLLALERDGEPLSGPRFLAPQIEGPRAVKDVARLEPVALAPHEDRTAYETTGGATDDGD
- the mobA gene encoding molybdenum cofactor guanylyltransferase encodes the protein MATDGFSAVVLVGGESTRFEDGHKASARLGGRTLLRRVLDAADAASAGPPVLVFRSDEQRRTVLDAAEDVAGDAVGLAGDAEAFQGPLAGLYGALDAVETPWLFLCGCDMPLVSATAIDYLGGRRTGDADAVVPVDSSGRYEPLFAMYRRDALLGVEPSLPRAAGVRVLVDRLGSVESVPVSDAPEHVPLDAATTNVNTRTELERVRN
- a CDS encoding bacterio-opsin activator domain-containing protein; this encodes MTVDGTLLDETTVLLVGDTDWLDRFETTLDDRTDATVRREPVTNAALDLVKTGTVDCLVVEQFLPETTAVELLRTLRTETRTLPVVVATAAGDESTASEAIGAGASDYVAVGDDLSAAVAELFDRTDRAVRRARRERTQRERARQFDAMFDDERTATWVLSPDGCLARLNETARDLVDAPADELVGESFWTLPWWSAADEPNPDVRSLVETALDGSFANAVVAPSSLTDDSTVVDLSVRPVSNERGELVSVVVEGVDVTERVELERDLRRSEELHRVTLNNMTDTVLMTDEDGEYTYVCPNVHFIFGYTAEELRERVPIDELLGPELFDRSELAEEGVLKNIECTATDKAGNEHTLLVNVREVSIQDGTILYSCRDISKRKQREEALATLQETARDFLYAETHQEIAQHVVDDTPGVLDLEASAVFLFDADANELRPAGHSPALKELHGPLPSIPLSEDTLPGHSFVQDEALFLDDVHRSPHLSNEATDLRGAAYIPLGDHGVFLVGSDTVGAFDEVTRELADLLAATAEAALDRVTRESRLREQDRTLQRQNEQLTMLNRINETIREIDQAIVQAETREEVDHTVCELLTDDDRFEFAWIGTVDRTTDTVTPRAWDGAEQGYLDSRPFTVDAASGEPVGRTAATGEPTMVTNVAAGLRDEPWRTDALARDYLSAISIPLVYNDLTHGVLTVYADSRDGFDETAREVFSELGETIAAALSALERKNALLTTSMTRVEFAIDDPTFVLSRLAREGDCTLTYQGGVQQTIDGSYVFVTVEGTSVDAVEEAAADLVAVEELQTVSSDGDGGVVRLRLAQPFVALELADHGAVFREATATPEETTLVVAVPDGIDVRTVTQLVAETFAGVELQSKQTLDAAADHDRYSRFLEAVTDRQLEVVQTAYYSGFFESPRERSGAEVADTLDISPTAFYRHVRTVQRKLLRILFEEGVQPPAPGGVR